In the genome of Halapricum salinum, one region contains:
- a CDS encoding sulfite exporter TauE/SafE family protein, with translation MTVVIVVAGAVNGLAGFGFALVGTMALATAIDPATAVVFMIAPILGVNLSLIRDLSVAELTTCGRRFAPLMLAALVGTLLGLVVLDRLPQAPLKVGLGVISLAFVISAQDTVPVPGLDRAKEGCFVESTPAMIGVGGVSGLLFGGTNVGVQLIAYLRSCDLSHGTFVGAVAMVFLGLNGVRIGAAGALGLYPSTAIALASAVAVLPAVAGVAAGKRLRSTVGECYRKMIVLGLLTAIGVRLVLGGLGIA, from the coding sequence ATGACCGTCGTCATCGTCGTCGCGGGCGCGGTCAACGGCCTCGCCGGCTTCGGCTTCGCCCTCGTCGGGACGATGGCGCTGGCGACGGCGATCGATCCCGCGACGGCCGTCGTCTTCATGATCGCGCCGATTCTGGGCGTCAATCTCTCGTTGATCCGGGACCTCTCGGTCGCAGAACTGACGACCTGCGGCCGCCGGTTCGCGCCACTGATGCTCGCCGCACTGGTCGGGACGCTCCTCGGACTGGTCGTCCTCGACCGCCTCCCGCAGGCCCCGCTCAAAGTCGGCCTCGGCGTGATCTCGCTCGCGTTCGTGATCAGTGCCCAGGACACCGTTCCGGTTCCGGGTCTCGACCGCGCGAAGGAGGGCTGTTTCGTCGAGTCGACGCCGGCGATGATCGGCGTCGGCGGCGTCTCGGGGCTGCTGTTCGGCGGGACGAACGTCGGCGTCCAGTTGATCGCGTATCTCCGTAGCTGTGACCTCTCCCATGGGACGTTCGTCGGGGCCGTCGCGATGGTCTTTCTCGGTCTCAACGGCGTCCGGATCGGCGCGGCCGGCGCGCTCGGCCTCTATCCGAGCACCGCCATCGCGCTCGCCTCCGCCGTCGCCGTCCTGCCGGCCGTCGCGGGCGTCGCCGCCGGCAAGCGACTCCGCTCGACCGTCGGCGAATGCTACCGCAAGATGATCGTCCTGGGGCTGTTGACCGCGATCGGCGTCCGCCTCGTGCTCGGCGGCCTCGGGATCGCGTAG
- a CDS encoding DsrE family protein, translating into MTKVAVIILAGTESHADTGRLVNGLETAKEFAETAGDEVELIFDGAGTQWIPELEDEDSDYHDLYQAVRDDTAVCEFCAGAFGVEDAVSDSGVVTLDDHDGHPSIRSLVADDYEVITF; encoded by the coding sequence ATGACAAAGGTAGCAGTCATCATTCTCGCCGGAACGGAATCGCACGCGGACACCGGACGACTCGTCAACGGACTGGAGACGGCCAAGGAGTTCGCCGAGACGGCGGGTGACGAGGTCGAACTGATTTTCGATGGTGCCGGGACGCAGTGGATTCCGGAACTCGAAGACGAGGACAGCGACTACCACGATCTCTACCAGGCTGTGCGTGACGATACGGCCGTCTGTGAGTTCTGTGCCGGTGCGTTCGGTGTCGAGGACGCTGTCTCCGATTCCGGCGTCGTCACGCTCGACGACCACGACGGTCATCCGAGTATCCGATCGCTCGTCGCCGACGACTACGAGGTTATTACCTTCTGA
- a CDS encoding dihydrolipoyl dehydrogenase — METFDFMVIGSGSGLDVVNVAANQGQSVAIVEKGPLGGTCLNRGCIPSKLLLYHADVLETVERADEFKIDATVENVDFAEIVREVNEEVSGDAESIRRGLTSSAKHDLFDGEARFVDEKTVEISGGEDDGARLRAETVLIAAGTRPAVPPIDGIEDVDYLTSTEALQLETPPERLVIVGGGYIAAELAHFFGTFGSDVTIVGRRPNLLPEADDEVAAAFTDRYAERFTLHTGHAATAVSQSNGEFTVEAQPYEYGENAGVVEGEDGVTVTGDELLVAAGRVPNTDVLNVEATGVETDERGFVETDEYLRTTAEGVWALGDIVGEYLLKHSANHEARTAARNIFGEGLSAVDYSAMPFAVFASPEVAGVGALEEELQSSGRDYAVNTYQYEDTARGDAMKADGFVKVLIDPNGEILGCHIIGPEASTLIQEVVVAMKSGSGTVQDIRNAVHIHPALPEVVDRAFAGKFSRGSSHDHQHHN, encoded by the coding sequence ATGGAAACCTTCGACTTCATGGTCATCGGCTCGGGGTCGGGCCTGGACGTCGTCAACGTCGCGGCCAACCAGGGCCAGTCGGTCGCTATCGTCGAGAAGGGGCCGCTCGGCGGGACCTGTCTCAACCGCGGCTGTATCCCCTCGAAACTCCTGCTGTATCACGCCGACGTCCTGGAGACCGTCGAGCGCGCCGACGAGTTCAAGATCGATGCCACAGTCGAGAACGTCGACTTCGCGGAGATCGTCCGGGAGGTCAACGAGGAGGTCAGCGGCGACGCCGAGTCGATCCGCCGGGGGCTCACGTCCTCCGCGAAGCACGACCTGTTCGACGGGGAAGCCCGGTTCGTCGACGAGAAGACCGTCGAGATCTCGGGCGGCGAAGACGACGGTGCTCGGCTCAGGGCCGAAACGGTGCTCATCGCCGCGGGGACGCGTCCGGCAGTGCCACCGATCGACGGCATCGAGGACGTCGATTACCTGACCAGCACCGAGGCCCTCCAGCTGGAGACGCCGCCCGAGCGCCTCGTGATCGTCGGCGGCGGCTACATCGCGGCCGAGCTGGCCCACTTCTTCGGGACCTTCGGGAGCGACGTGACCATCGTCGGCCGTCGCCCGAACCTGCTGCCCGAGGCTGACGACGAGGTCGCCGCGGCCTTTACCGACCGCTACGCGGAGCGGTTCACGCTCCACACCGGCCACGCAGCGACCGCCGTCTCCCAGTCGAACGGGGAATTCACTGTCGAGGCCCAGCCCTACGAGTACGGCGAGAATGCAGGTGTCGTCGAGGGCGAAGACGGGGTCACCGTTACGGGCGACGAGCTTCTCGTCGCTGCGGGTCGCGTGCCCAACACAGACGTCCTGAACGTCGAGGCCACCGGCGTCGAGACCGACGAGCGCGGGTTCGTCGAGACAGACGAGTACCTCCGGACTACCGCCGAGGGCGTCTGGGCGCTGGGCGACATCGTCGGGGAGTACCTGCTCAAACACAGCGCCAACCACGAGGCCCGGACGGCGGCGCGGAACATCTTCGGCGAGGGGCTCTCGGCGGTCGACTACAGCGCGATGCCCTTCGCCGTCTTCGCCTCCCCGGAGGTCGCCGGCGTCGGCGCGCTCGAAGAGGAGCTCCAGTCGTCGGGTCGCGACTACGCGGTCAACACCTACCAGTACGAGGATACGGCCCGCGGTGACGCGATGAAAGCAGACGGGTTCGTGAAGGTCCTCATCGATCCGAACGGCGAGATTCTTGGCTGTCACATCATCGGGCCGGAAGCCTCGACGCTGATTCAGGAGGTCGTCGTCGCCATGAAATCGGGCTCCGGAACAGTACAGGATATCCGGAACGCGGTCCACATCCACCCGGCGCTACCCGAAGTCGTCGACCGGGCGTTCGCCGGGAAGTTCAGCCGCGGCAGCAGCCACGACCACCAGCACCACAACTGA
- a CDS encoding DUF3179 domain-containing protein, translated as MNVRQVLPRDAIPSVDDPTFGDQYAGDPDDQIVVVESPDSSRAYPVRYLHYHEIVNDAIDGDPIAVTWCPLCGSAVVYEREHAGRTLEFGVSGKLADDDLVMYDRETGSEWKQSSGACIAGEFAGDSLSVLPASMLSWQRFEAAYPEGVVLQRPGGKSEAASEDDTPESIDYDETPYETYFEMDGFGLDAHRSGDGSREWDREDDIEPKTAVLGVETDDSALGFSLPRVLDADGIVQTTVGDRDVLVVASPDAGIHGFADPGHDFEWSGGDLVGDGTTWDLATGRAPDGRRLERLPSRRVFAFAWQDDHGPEVFYNDTA; from the coding sequence ATGAACGTCCGCCAGGTCCTGCCGCGTGACGCGATTCCGAGCGTCGACGACCCGACGTTCGGCGACCAGTACGCAGGTGACCCCGACGATCAGATAGTCGTCGTCGAGTCACCCGACTCCTCCCGGGCCTATCCCGTTCGCTATCTCCACTACCACGAGATCGTCAACGACGCGATCGACGGCGACCCGATCGCGGTGACGTGGTGCCCACTCTGTGGCAGCGCCGTCGTCTACGAGCGCGAGCACGCCGGCCGGACCCTTGAATTCGGCGTCTCCGGGAAACTCGCCGACGACGACCTCGTGATGTACGACCGCGAAACTGGCTCGGAGTGGAAACAGTCCAGCGGCGCGTGTATCGCCGGCGAGTTCGCGGGCGATTCGCTCTCGGTGCTGCCGGCCTCGATGCTGTCCTGGCAGCGGTTCGAGGCGGCCTATCCCGAGGGGGTGGTCCTCCAGCGGCCCGGTGGGAAGAGCGAAGCCGCAAGTGAGGACGACACGCCCGAGTCGATCGACTACGACGAGACGCCCTACGAGACCTACTTTGAGATGGACGGGTTCGGCCTGGACGCCCACCGCAGTGGTGATGGGTCTCGTGAGTGGGATCGCGAGGACGACATCGAACCCAAGACCGCCGTCCTCGGGGTGGAGACAGACGACAGCGCGCTCGGATTCTCACTGCCCCGAGTGCTGGACGCTGATGGAATCGTCCAGACGACGGTGGGCGACCGAGATGTCCTCGTTGTCGCTAGCCCCGACGCCGGTATCCACGGGTTCGCCGATCCGGGCCACGACTTCGAGTGGTCTGGGGGTGACCTCGTCGGCGACGGGACGACCTGGGATCTGGCAACCGGACGGGCGCCCGATGGGCGGCGGCTGGAACGACTCCCCTCGAGGCGGGTGTTCGCGTTCGCCTGGCAGGACGATCACGGGCCCGAGGTGTTCTACAACGACACTGCCTAG
- a CDS encoding SDR family NAD(P)-dependent oxidoreductase, which translates to MTRTAVIAGVGPGLGESLARKFAAEGCQVALFARSSEYIEDLASDLPDPGEGLAVQTDLADVEQIREGFEAIRAEFGPVDVLVNHASAASWTGLMDTTVEAFENAWAVNGRGAFVCSQEAVGDMLETGGGTVLFTGATSAVRSLGGAIGFTAAKFAARGMAMDIAQEFGPEGIHVAHVVIDGQIDTPGVKERYPDRDPDTFLDPDEMAETYWHLVEQDDLSTQPFEVHITNGPQNTEFL; encoded by the coding sequence ATGACACGCACAGCAGTCATCGCTGGCGTCGGCCCCGGACTCGGCGAATCACTCGCGCGAAAGTTCGCGGCAGAGGGCTGTCAGGTCGCGCTGTTCGCCCGGTCGAGCGAGTACATCGAGGACCTCGCGTCCGACCTCCCGGACCCGGGAGAGGGACTCGCCGTCCAGACGGATCTCGCCGACGTCGAGCAGATCCGCGAGGGTTTCGAGGCAATCCGTGCGGAATTCGGCCCGGTCGACGTCCTCGTCAATCACGCCAGCGCCGCCTCCTGGACGGGCCTCATGGACACGACCGTCGAGGCGTTCGAGAACGCGTGGGCGGTCAACGGCCGCGGCGCGTTCGTCTGCTCGCAGGAGGCCGTCGGGGACATGCTCGAAACCGGTGGCGGCACAGTGTTGTTCACCGGCGCGACCTCCGCGGTGCGAAGTCTCGGCGGGGCCATCGGCTTCACGGCCGCGAAGTTCGCGGCCCGCGGGATGGCGATGGACATCGCCCAGGAGTTCGGTCCCGAGGGGATCCACGTCGCCCACGTCGTCATCGACGGGCAGATCGACACGCCGGGTGTCAAAGAGCGGTATCCCGACCGCGATCCCGACACCTTCCTCGACCCTGACGAGATGGCCGAGACCTACTGGCACCTCGTCGAACAGGACGACCTCAGCACCCAGCCCTTCGAAGTCCACATAACCAACGGGCCACAGAACACCGAGTTCCTCTAA